CACCGTCAGAGAGTATAAAGAGAAACCGCTCCACATTTGACGCCTTCAATATATCAATTGAAGGAGAAGCGGTAGGTACCAAATGACGGTGGCTGATATCGTAGCAGCCAGTGCTTACAAACTCGTAAAGAACGTCGTTGGTGTTGCTGGCGACGATGAGTTTGCCGACGGGGAGTCCCATGAGCTTCGCCACGTACGCGGCGAGAATGTTGCCGAAGTTTCCACTCGGCACGACAAAGTCCACCTTGTCGCCAAATGCAAGGGCCTCTGTAACCTTGTCCCCATTCTGCTGTATACACTTTCGGTATGCCCAGAAATAATATACAACCTGAGGAATCAGTCGACCCCAGTTGATGCTGTTGGCGGAGGAGAGGCGCACGCCAGCGTCATTAACCAATTCCCTCTCCAACTTTTCGTCGGCAAACAACTTCTTTACGCTTTGCTGACAAAAATCAAAGTCTGATTCAACACCAATGACACGAACAGTGGTACCGTTGTCATACGAAATCATATGCATCTTCTGCACTGGAGACACGCCTCGGAGGGGGTAAAACACCATAACACGACAAGGACTCTTCGCGTTAACAAATCCGCTGATAGCTGCGACCCCAGTGTCCCCCGAAGTGGCTGTTAGAATCATGTATTGCAGAGGTTTGCCGGCGGCTGTGCTGGAACTCACAACCTCTCCACCTCCACACCCATTGTTGTCACCGCCCTTCTGGTTCGCGACAGCCGCCACCGCCGTGTCAAAGTAGCGCGGAAACAACTGCAGTGCGAAGTCTTTGAATGCCCCTGTCGGCCCGTGATACAACTCAAGCAGATACATGTTATGCCAATCCGAGTGGTTCTCCGGCGCATCCGCCACCGACGTGGCACGCGGATGTATGGGTGTAAGAGGGCACACATCCTTCAACCCGTTCCACCGTGAGGGATCGTATGCCTCCAAGATGTGCTTGGAAAGGATGTGCGGTTTCAAGCTCATGTCTGTCAGCCGCTCCAACAGGGACCGTGCCGCCTCCACGTAACTGAGGTTGGGGGCAGTGCAGAGGTACCTGAGTTGTGAAGCCGTTACCTGTGGAATCTTGCGCAGAGTGAAGAGCCCCCCGTCGGACGCCAGACCGTCACGAATGACACTGAGAAACGATACAGAAGGCTCGACAGCCCCCCGAGTCGACGAGAACTGCCGGTGGCTGACCAACGACGTCACCTCCGTGATGACCTCTTCCACCGTGCTATCCTCACCCCACACAAATCGGCAGTCGtatatttccccttcttctccaGGAGACTGTCGCTTCATGTCCAACCCGGCAGCCGTTTGGTCGATACAGAGACGAAATACGTCGGAgggttcccccttttcaccaTCACGAGGGTGTGTGAACAACTGTGGACCCGTTACACTTAGCAGACCATCAACCACGCGCTCCTTCACCTCCACTGAGGCTGTGCCACATACGCGTAAGGTGAGCATTGTCTTTTTTATGTATTGTCTTGGAGCTTTGGTAACTACAATGTAATGTGTGAGAAAGGAGAGTCAGCAAAGGTGGCAGCCAAGTCGGGAATGCCCCCGACATCTTGAGAACTCGGCTACGTGCCGTGTAATGGAAGTccattaaaagaaaatatatgctACCGTTAATACTGTAAAAACATCGTGTGTGGAAAGCCGTTGTTGGATGCCCCGCTGCAGCCGCGCCATAGAAGCGAAGACATTAATtggagaggggaggagggggaaagacaTCACATTGCGCTGTCTCCGTTGCGAGTAACCAGGGAGGGAGAGCGCATCAAGCCAATGAAGGTCAAACCTTTCAATCTAGCGACAACAGAAGACCTGAAGATTGAGCCGTCCTGTTGTGCCTCGCAGGAAAAACACAGCCGTACATAAACACAAGCATTTATCTACTcgcctttccctcctccccacTTCCATCTGCACAACAGCTCGGAAGACTCTCACGTCACACCAccttccacacacacgcacaaaaacacaacaccCCCTAAAGCATCCCGCAATCACGGGGACGGAACAATAAACCCCACCAACCCGCCGTGGTTTAGTGAACTAACGGCTACCAACGTTCAGAAACAGATACAAGGTAATGAAGAAGCCGGTAGTCACCATGTTTATGTGCATCTTTCACACTTGTTGATGAGTACTGCACAAAGCACCACTGGGAGTTTTCCTCTAATCGCATGAGTCAACGAATAAGTAGACGCGGGGCGTTTGTATGTGAGAAACCAATGAAAACACAGACGTAagtaatatataaatatatagaaGGGTACACACACAGGACAACAGATGAGGGAACTGGGGCATCGAGGTAAACAAGAGTGCGACGAAACGTGAAGTGAAACGGAAAAAGTAACGCGGtaccttccttttcacacTATTCGCTGATCCTCCTGTAACTGACATTTGCTAACGCCTCGATAAGCCTCCACTGACCTCGTCTCctaaagtcaaaaaaaaaaggaggaagggaatcGCAGCAACTGCCGGAGCCAGTACACCACGTGATCACCCGATCAATTCCTCTAGCAATCGAAACGGATGAAAAGGAACCCCCTGAAACGTAAATTAGACGAAACACAAACGAACCCGCTGAAGCGATGAGGAGATTAAAGACTCAACACAGCGGCTACCAAAGTGTTGGAATCaaaagtaatttttttttttaaaaaaaggacaacGAATGAAAAACtaaaagaagggaagcaaacgaaaaaaaagaagaggcatCACCAAAACGCCCCCACTCCGAAAAAGTCACAAGGTGCACGCAAACAATCACACTTTCTGAATAAGCATCCTTTTaaggggaggagaaaaggaaacaacaaaaaaacaacactggtaataaagaggggaaaagtcGCATGAAAGCAAATCCCCTTGTCGGAAGAGGGCGAAACGACGAAAAAGGTCTGCGATGTGCATATAGTTGACTTTacacacagaaacacatACGTAGTATACCGCAAAGGACATCAGGATAGCGgcgataatttttttaaacgcGTATACATTTTTGTCCCCGTGAATAGATTCCAATTAAACCGTCGGTGATAGGAGAAACTCCTATAACAAGGGGGTTAGCCCTGGCGTATGACGATGCGCGCGTCCGTCCGTGCGAAGGGCCTTGGCCCGAAAAATTTAGAATGAAGATTTGAAAATGGTGAAAGTagagggaggaaagcaaaCGAGAGATATAATGTTCAGACACTGCGGCGGCTTATCTATCCTTCCTGATGATGTAGTCCCTctacaaaagggaagaaattgGTAGCTGCAGCACAACTTCCTCAAATCATTAACATAACCCCCTCGCGCACAAAACTCTGCTGCTTATGCTCCATTCATGCGTCCTGAAACGAACGTCCGCGATCATTTGGGAAGACACACTGTTGAAGGTATTATGTGAGCATGTCAAGTACAGTTTTCAGGGCCTCAATATATCCCACGTCCTTATCCTGTTCCGCGTCTGCATCGCCACCTCGTAGCAGCTCCTCACGTTCGTATGTGAAGGCGAAATCAACCATAACAACACGTGCCGACGTCAACGGGTCGTCGGCATCGTACACAAATAACAAGGAAGAGGTAAAGAAACGGTACACATGATCCTGAAAGAATGCACGGCGAAGTCTCATGATCTGCCGTTTGAAAACTTGTTGAATGCGACTACTGCGTTGCATGAAACGGTAAATCGTGTCCCGAAGCCCATCCAATGACAAGAGACGCCCGGCAAGCTTAGAGCGCGTTTCATATCGCTGCTTGTCGGGACACCACCGCCGCATCCCTGCAAGCCGAACTCCGTAAAGTTTGGTTGTTGTCTGCGCTGCTTTGTGCTCCTTACTTCGTAACTTAGCTTCTGGCGGGTTAAGACCGTACTGCCGCTTGCCCATCTTTAAATCAAGAACGCACGGATGTTGAAAACCGCTACATATGTCTTCGAGCACAATCATCTGTCTGAGCCCAACACCGACAATCTTTTCGCCCTCTCCCGAGCGGTTTTCGGTAGTTTCACGGGGCGCGCTACTGGTTAATGCGCATTCCTGGGCGCTCTCTACCGCTTCAGCGCGTACGGAATCAACATCACCGGTAGGATTGACCCTCACATGATATAGGCCGTGGTACCGTGGTACAAATGGCGCTAACCTCACCAGGAACTCCCAATTCTTCACATCACGGGAGAAGAGGTGACCCTCTGTACTCGAAGACATATCGTGGGAAATGGGAAATCCGCCTTCGCCACCAACAGCCTCCTCGCCATTGCCCTCCCCGATGTCCTCTGCACAATCGCCGGCAACTCCATACGTTCCTGACGCACCGTGCTCACCAGCTTTCCAGTCACGAGGGGGTCCCACTAACGTATTGCTCGAATCGGGGTCGCCGTCATCGCCGGAAACATCGCACTCCGCTACAAACTCATCCTCACAGACACCAGGGGTGAGTGGTGCCTTTGTGTCCTCCTCTGTCGTAGCATTCCCCTCCACAACAACCTTGTCATCTACATCCCCCACTTTGTCCCTACAATATGCCGCTTCCTCTGAGGCGTACagggcagcaaaaaaaactgcaTATCGCTCAACGTACTCCTGCACCGGCTTCAACATTTCGTAAAAACTCTCCTCACGACGGGAGCAACTTTCCTTCATGAACACACCGTTGTGCTGAAACGCCAGATGATGACCGCCGATAGATGAGTGACCGCCACTTAAAGTAGCTGTGAATCCCTCAGCTGGTGAGACGGAGGTTTGGCTACCACCGCCCGTGCCGAACAGACCCGTTGCCCTCGCCGTAGAGAAACCATTCGCCACCCGGCGCCGGCGCTGTAATAAGTTGACACAGCGGCCTCCTTCCCCTGGCACCCGACCCAACACTCTACTGGTTACTGTGCAGTTTCCACTAATTCTACAACTGCAATGTTCCGTCTCCGCTTCATCGGAGGGTGTAAACCCTGAGTGGGCATCGTTGTAAGAAGACCGGCTCATGCTGCCATCACGTGGAAAGAGGGTGGTTATCGGCAGATTGCTCTGCATGTGCCGGTCTTCTTGCGGTCACAGGAGATTGCGTCACGCTGCAAGATTCTCTTTCTCCATCTAAGCTCGGCCAGTGAACGTCGTCCATCCAACGCCACACGGGAGTTTCCGTCGGTGCATTATTTTCGTCATTGTCACTGCAAGCCGAACACTGGGTACTACCGGAGACTCTGCGCTTACCGATTGTATCATTCGTGCGTGAAAGCTCCCTCTGAACATTACTACTACTCGTACTCTCGACTATGCTTCTTATTTTGTCGATATGGCGACCACTGCCAGGACCCCCTCCACCCTCCGCTGTAGGGAAGCCAACTAGCGCGTTACTGTTGTCGCATGCATCGGTATGTAAATCACTACTTCCATTTCCAACACCACTAGTTCTGCGTTCCCACATTGGAACGGTGGTAAAACTGTGGTTCCCATCACTGTGCTTCTGAGCGGGAGTAAGCTCTGCAGAGCTCCTGTAACCGTCAGCGTCATCGGTGCTTCCCTTCGCCTTCTCTAAATGTGAGGACCGTGCATTTTCCGTCGCTTTTCTAGACACCGACCTGCATTCATTTGACTCGGGGAGATCTAATATTGCCACTACCGATGGCCGTACGGAGCTCCTTAATGAGTTTCTACGTAAattctcctcttcccccATGAATTCGGTACCACTTAGTTATACAGGGGTTGCACTAAAGTCACCCCTCcccaacacaaacacacacacacacttacaagGGTACACGCGTACCAACTACCAAACAGAGTTTTGCTCTCCCCTCCTGTTTTTGCTGTTACAAGGAGGAGATaacctttttaaaaaaaacttcatCAACAATTGGAGAAACAGAACGGCATATGTGAAAAAGTGAATAAACGAGCAAGCAATGGTTGAATTTCAGGTTGTTAGGATAGCATCATCTCATTATAAATTCTACCGATAACAGTAAATGAGAAGGGTTAACACAGTCGCAAAACTGCGCTCATTAAACACGTcgcaaaaagggagagaaacacaaacaaagaatgattacagaacaaaacaaaaaaactacacccatccccctccctctcccaACCGTCTTTCCACCCATCCACCCCccccaaacacaaacacacgcaccTCTTAAGTTCATGTCCGGCCATATTTCCTTTACATGAGAATCAACAAGTACATTGCTTTTTAATAAGTAGAGTGAATAATCAGAAGTTCCACTTGTCCACCACCGATTGGTTGCGTATAAATATCATGAGGGACTGAGTAATGATAGCATAAttgtgtcttctttttttctttcctttttttttgcttttaatGAGGCCCCACATGCAAGACAAAACCTCAGTGATACACTTTCTGTTGATTCACCGCTCGCTCCGcaaaatcaaacaaaaaagttacTCGTGTCTCCTTGAGCAGCGCTGAAGCAAAACGTTTCTTTCTGTACATTTTCAAACACCGTACTTTTAAATTATGTATCAAGGAGGTTGAAATTTAGGAGAGGGACGGAGGAagaattaaacaaaaaaaaagtatggaTGAAAACCGCTAGGGGTCGGGGCGACAGAAACCGATTGCTGGTTTCAAAAGCAGTTCAGAAAGACATATTGAGAatggagaggaaaacaaaagtagaAGGAAataggagagagagagagaaaaaaaaaagaaaaaaacgtgtaTCAAATATTGGGTGGGGTAGGCACATACAatacacttcttttttttatctttctcttttacaGTGAGAGCAAATACCACTCACTGTATTGATTTTGTGCGCTTGGATGTTACATAAGAGTCTATcctaaacaaaaagggaagcgCAATACCAAAAAGTAAGTAACAAATGGATAACACAACTTCAAATATAggacaataatgataaaatagaaaaagaagaaaagaaaagatacaTGTCATGTTCGTAAGAAAATGGTACATTTACTGTCTCCTCACAGCGCCtcaccaacaaaaatataaatatataaatatattttgtattttcaagagaaaaaaattgtttcaCTCTTTCCCTATTCGGCCACTCGGAGACCTACTGTTGGTACTCCCTCACGGCAGAAGTGTTGAACAAACCACAACTGAAGTGAGGGACAAAGAGAAAGTATAACAATACAAAGGAGATTCAACAAATCGAGGATATTTGTGGTTCGACTGCTTAATTGGGCGCCACCCCTCCACTTATGGTGGAAATGAAGCATACTCTTGTGTGCAAGCTCGTGTTCGTAATATAGTCATccgtttttatttcttttctttaccctCGTTTCTCCCTTAACACcattttatttaatttagtgttgttgcctttgctttGACCCTCTTACGTGAGAAGTGCACTTGACTCCTCTTTCACACCATCACCTCCACAACTTGCTCacagttttctttctttccactcttaaaataaatgcacacacacacacatatgcttATACaccagaaaataaaaaggggaagagagaCACCCCCATTTGCTCAATGTATGACGAGACGTCTTTACATTtaagtttctcttttcatatttgtcaaaaacaaaagcgaaaacaaaaactttcttttctcttttccgcaAGTGCACAATCATGGTGGGGCCCCCAACTCAATAGCAACCGGTGGATGAAAAATGCcagttgtaaaaaaaaaaaaatgatgtgaCAAGCAGTGGCGAATGTTGTGGTCAgaagggaacaaaaacaaaacaacaacaaaaaagggaaagcaacacacacacacacacacacacacaagaaaaaggaaaagagagtgCCACTCAGCACTTTCAAACGCAGAACCAACGCAACTGCTAACTATACACACCTACACACatttaaaacaaacaaaacatacaAACAGGGAGTAAGGTGACCACAGGtaatttttgtattttcttcctttttctttccccttatACACAggaattgaaaaaaaaatgtggcaaCGGTGGATGCCTACATGTTCTCTCTTAAAAAATTCCCTGAACCCTTATCAGGGTTGTTAAGGCTGCCCAAACCAACTGATGACAGGCGTCGCCATGCAGACCCACGCCTACCGGTGCGCGAGCCCGACCTGCTTGTTCTGCCGCGATGTGTTTCTACTGCATTAAAGCTACTCTTCCTTTGAAGTTGCCTGGGGCGGACCTCAACTTTTGCCAAACGCATATTGACCAACGGATGCATCTCATGGTAACGTGATTGTAGGGGAAGTTCCCGAAATATACTTACATGACGATAAATCGCCTCTCGTTCACTTGGAGTGTACTCGTGCATTTCTACCAAGTCATCCACCATCTTCTGGTAAGCCGAGGTTAAGAGCGTTACTCGAAGCCGCTGAGCCTGGTCAGTAAAGGAAGCTCCTGGAAGCAACCCCGAGTGTGCCCCCCGGATCCCCGGCGACTGTCGACTGCCGTCGTCACATGAGGTGAACTCTACAGTACTGGAACCAATCCGCACGGGTGTGCGCGTCAGCAACTCCAGCGTTTTCCTCGGATCCTCGTCGCAACTCGGTCCGTTTGTGGCCTTCTCCTCTACGCTGTGAGTAACTGAGAAGTTCGGCCATATGGTGCGGGTGGAGGATGATGTGGTTTCCGGGTGATGAGTCTCCGTCGCTGTTGTTGTAGAGGAAACCGGACTCACGCTGCTTCGACTTGGCGGTCGGCTAACGACTGGTCCCCTTGTCGCTGGTTCGGgtttcaccacttgctgaATTAGTGGCAGTTCCACATCGTTGTCATCCTCCAGTGCCCTCTCCAATAAACCACGGGGCGTATTCCACACGCTAGGCTGGGGTGAATGATTAGTGTGCGTACCCGCATCACTTCGATGGAACTCATCCCAAGTGACAGCAGTTGATGGTCTTCTCGAAAATGCGCCCGTATTCATCTGAGGTTTTTGTTGAGATTGCTGCTCAGTCTTGCGGGGTGTGGGGGACTGGTGTGGCGCAGCCGTCGTATGATACCTGTTTCTTAGCGCAGGAGGCGGCGAGTAGTTGGAGTCAAACACTTCCTGTTTTATGAATCGCCACCTGTGCGCTAGTCCTGTTGGTTGTGGAAACGCCACAGCCGCCCTTGATCGCGTGGAAGGAGGTCGCTGCACTGTAGCCGctactttattttcctttacagTATAATATGTTCCACTAAATGGACCCTTCACAGGCAATTCATGCACCTGTTCTGCTAACAGGGGTGACAAAAGCCCCTTTCGCTGCGGGCTGGCGAACTCTATCATCCCCACTGTGCGCACCGAACAAGTCTCCCTCTGCTACTCAGCCTTTGCTGACCCCTACCAGTGCGAACAATTGACGTACTGGGAAgcttgaaacaaaaaaaaaagggggtataTGAGCACAAATATATGAACAGTTATAGGAACATAGAGTGTTTCAGCGCACGAAAGGTGAAGAGCAAGAATGAAATCGtaagaggggaagggaaggataTTGAGAAATAAAATTATAAATAGACGGCAATCACGCCGTCGCTGCCAGGGAGCAGTAAATAATAAGAACATGTACgaaatgcaagaaaaaaaagacggttTCTACCGAGGTCATGTTCACGGTCTGGCCCCACGAACATTAACCGTATCGGTTGTGCGGACAACCCAGCCCTATTCCGTGTCGCTCTCAATGCAACATAATactcagttgttgttgttgtttgcagAGATTCCCAGCCCGGTGCTCTCACTGCTGTTCATTCCCTTGTACAACCTGGAAAATGCGATGATTGCTTGGAACATTCATCCCTCGTAATTTAGTGGTCAATGGCATTGCagagcattttttttttttgaatgttTTCAGTGCAGATAATACTGCATGAGTTGTTTCACCTTCACCGCAAATGCTCCATTGAGTCGCACAGTGGATTTCGCGTCCGGGTGTGTGCGAGTTGGGGTTTAGAGTTGTGTCAAAGTTCCTCGTCTTACTGATGATGGAATGGTAGCTAAAACATGAAATAATCTTCAAGGAACCGCGTGAACAAACAGAAGTGAAGAGGTAGGCAACGGTTGCATAAACTTTCGTGAGTATGGAAAATGCGATATatcagaaaagaaagcagatAAAACCCACAAATGACCATTTGGAATTTCGGCATTTACCGCACATGTCACAAATATCCAACCGGGTATAGGGTTGAGGTGCGCAGGCGCCCCCTCACTTCGGCATGAGTGGACGGAAACTGATGAAAACAAAGTAACACATGCATACGAAAGAGTGGAAAGAATGAAAGGGTAAAGTATgtgacaaataaaaaagtaggCGAAATAAGtgattttttccctcccactCGGTTAGCTCCGCTACCTTACCACCTGCCTTCCTGCTTTCACCCTACCCACTATCGGCATAATGGCACTTTGCCATGCATAACGCTTTATCGTCCTCTTTCCAGAAGCGCAAGCGCCTTTCAACTCCTACTAGCACACTATTAGGTCATAAAAAAaacctcctttttccccctattCTTCATCCCATTCGCCATCACGTTGCACGCCAATTACGGCGAGGCCAAGCGCTTCtcgttctttttctccttttccgcTTCTTCCGCCTCCTCAGCCTCACGTTGTCTGTTTGCTTCATCAACATGTGGTTTCAGCTCTTCATCAGTCAAGATTTTAAAGCTCGGAACCATCTTTGGGTTTACACCGTACGGGTCCAGTAATTTTTGGGTCAGTGGTGCCTGGACGCGTTGGAGCACCGCCACCTCCAAGCGCTCTGGCGTAAGCTTCACAGCGTCCATCGTCTTACCGAGGACCCGTAGGCAAAGCACAATGCCCTCCTCCAGTGTAAGTTCCGGTTTCCAGTCACGCTTGAGAAGTGACTGTGCAACCTGGTCATTTTGTCCAACGGCATACGCCCGCCATGCGCTATAGTTACCACTTGCATCTGTGTGgtaaagttggtagccataGTGGCGATCCCACCCTGCAAAGAGAAATGACACACCGAAGGGACGCACACCACCATACTGGGTGTACAGCTGTTTCTCGTCACACACCATGCGGCAAAGGTCTTCCGCGGCTATCGGCTCCTGAAAGCTGTAAAAGTGGCGGGCTGCACTCAGTCGAGCGTAGTTGATTAGTGCGTAGGCATCAGAAGTTACGCCAGCGACGCTGCAGCCGAGATGATTTGAAATCTTATACACTTTTTCTCCACTTATATTTCTATCCTCCATGTTCTCTGTATCGAACAACCCATGTTGCTGCCCCCGCTCAGCGCCAAGCACGACGCCACCAGTAGTGAGAATTCCGATGATAGTGCCCGCCTGCGATATT
This sequence is a window from Trypanosoma brucei gambiense DAL972 chromosome 7, complete sequence. Protein-coding genes within it:
- a CDS encoding proteasome alpha 3 subunit, putative, with the protein product MSSRYDSRTTTFSPEGRLYQVEYAEEAISQAGTIIGILTTGGVVLGAERGQQHGLFDTENMEDRNISGEKVYKISNHLGCSVAGVTSDAYALINYARLSAARHFYSFQEPIAAEDLCRMVCDEKQLYTQYGGVRPFGVSFLFAGWDRHYGYQLYHTDASGNYSAWRAYAVGQNDQVAQSLLKRDWKPELTLEEGIVLCLRVLGKTMDAVKLTPERLEVAVLQRVQAPLTQKLLDPYGVNPKMVPSFKILTDEELKPHVDEANRQREAEEAEEAEKEKKNEKRLASP
- a CDS encoding inositol polyphosphate kinase-like protein,putative, which translates into the protein MGEEENLRRNSLRSSVRPSVVAILDLPESNECRSVSRKATENARSSHLEKAKGSTDDADGYRSSAELTPAQKHSDGNHSFTTVPMWERRTSGVGNGSSDLHTDACDNSNALVGFPTAEGGGGPGSGRHIDKIRSIVESTSSSNVQRELSRTNDTIGKRRVSGSTQCSACSDNDENNAPTETPVWRWMDDVHWPSLDGERESCSVTQSPVTQEDRHMQSNLPITTLFPRDGSMSRSSYNDAHSGFTPSDEAETEHCSCRISGNCTVTSRVLGRVPGEGGRCVNLLQRRRRVANGFSTARATGLFGTGGGSQTSVSPAEGFTATLSGGHSSIGGHHLAFQHNGVFMKESCSRREESFYEMLKPVQEYVERYAVFFAALYASEEAAYCRDKVGDVDDKVVVEGNATTEEDTKAPLTPGVCEDEFVAECDVSGDDGDPDSSNTLVGPPRDWKAGEHGASGTYGVAGDCAEDIGEGNGEEAVGGEGGFPISHDMSSSTEGHLFSRDVKNWEFLVRLAPFVPRYHGLYHVRVNPTGDVDSVRAEAVESAQECALTSSAPRETTENRSGEGEKIVGVGLRQMIVLEDICSGFQHPCVLDLKMGKRQYGLNPPEAKLRSKEHKAAQTTTKLYGVRLAGMRRWCPDKQRYETRSKLAGRLLSLDGLRDTIYRFMQRSSRIQQVFKRQIMRLRRAFFQDHVYRFFTSSLLFVYDADDPLTSARVVMVDFAFTYEREELLRGGDADAEQDKDVGYIEALKTVLDMLT
- a CDS encoding threonine synthase, putative, producing the protein MLTLRVCGTASVEVKERVVDGLLSVTGPQLFTHPRDGEKGEPSDVFRLCIDQTAAGLDMKRQSPGEEGEIYDCRFVWGEDSTVEEVITEVTSLVSHRQFSSTRGAVEPSVSFLSVIRDGLASDGGLFTLRKIPQVTASQLRYLCTAPNLSYVEAARSLLERLTDMSLKPHILSKHILEAYDPSRWNGLKDVCPLTPIHPRATSVADAPENHSDWHNMYLLELYHGPTGAFKDFALQLFPRYFDTAVAAVANQKGGDNNGCGGGEVVSSSTAAGKPLQYMILTATSGDTGVAAISGFVNAKSPCRVMVFYPLRGVSPVQKMHMISYDNGTTVRVIGVESDFDFCQQSVKKLFADEKLERELVNDAGVRLSSANSINWGRLIPQVVYYFWAYRKCIQQNGDKVTEALAFGDKVDFVVPSGNFGNILAAYVAKLMGLPVGKLIVASNTNDVLYEFVSTGCYDISHRHLVPTASPSIDILKASNVERFLFILSDGDSKYVSEQMGRLEFEKRFEVCGKVLQRMQETFWSSKCNESNCAAAIKKIFDATGKLLDPHTAVALHAATEYRREHPETRRPLVIASTAHWAKFPAAVLHAILGEDAVGAEGVESVTDPAESCKYLYEKVLALCPGEAVHPSLRAVLATVEARSGSLKPRVATRDVSLLRKEVTGFVVCTSEGSC